TCTGTTGCAACTAGAATTCTTGTATGACCCTCCTTAAAACCCTTATATCGTTTTAACCTGTACAAAAGCAAGAAATTCAGATCAGGCACAATTTACCAATGCACAAAATTGATCTTTTGAGACAAACCAGCATTAATAAGACAACAGAAAACAGAAGACTGATAGCTACGATCAGTGAACAATACCAACAGAAACATAGTTGTAGGAACCCAAAAATTATGGACTACCTATCCAAATCATCAATTATAAACCAATGAAGACTGATTTGTCGGCATCCTTTCATATCACAAAATACATACCTTTCTTCTTGAGACATTCCAGAATGAATGCAAATAGATGGGAAATTGCATTCTCTAAGCAGTTTGTCCAGCTCCGCTGCTCTACTAACACTTTTCACAAAGATAACAATTTGATTGAAGTCCAATGCATCAAGAAGGTCGTTCAACTTCCTGTTCTTCTCCTCCTCTTTCAATTTGATGTAGTGCTGCCATTTCAATAATCCGCATAAGCCACATACCATAAAAATTGCCAATATTTAGCAAAACATAAACCAGTAAATAATATAGTTTGGTAAAAGGCCCACCTGCACAAGTCCATGAAGGGTCAACTTTGCTTcgtcatcaacataaatttcCATTGGCTGAAAGGAACAACGATACAGTAAATCATATTAGGAGTCTTCCTAAAGCTAATGGAATCCAAAACGACATCAATGATGTATGTTGATCCTTGAATCACAGTTCTGCTCCATTTATTTTATGTCCTTGCAGATACCTTAAGTCACACCATGCAACACTGACACTCTTGAGAACTCTAGCAGGAACGTTCCCAGAATACACTAACAACCCCCCTCCCACCATTAGCCATGACAAATAGAGAATATCCTATGTTGTAAAAAACCGCATCAGACAGACAGACTTTTGGAGCAAAACCAACTTCCAATGTGAGACAGCTGATGGGGCTTAGAGAATGAGATAACATACAAACTTAATCAGGAACTTACCCAAAACATTCCCAACCATATCTACCATCCCCAGCTATAGCTACCCAACCACACACCATACCCAGAAGTTGTTTCCATAAAAACTGGCTAAAACAAAAGCACTGTCCAGATTGAAGTCATACCATCACaagtaattttttatgataCCACAGCAATCTAAATATCTAAAATGCTTTCAGGGAATTTAGGACTTAAGAAAAGAGACTAGTAATGAGTAGTATTGACTATGGGGCATTACATCTTGCATAAATTTTTTGCAGACAGGACGTATTTCCTTGCTGAGCGTTGCAGAAAACATCATAACTTGCTTATCATGGGGTGTCATCTTGAAAATAGCTTGCACATCTTTTCTCATGTCTGTAGAATTCATGATGGAAACAAAGAAAACCAATTAAAATCAAAGGACGTCCAAAAGTATGATGCAAGTTATAAGAATGGTTGTTTGGAAAATCAACATACCCAGAGATTCTAGCATCTTATCACATTCATCTAAAATGAAATGTCTAACATTCTTCAAAGAAAGGTCCTTATCCCTAGCCAATCCAAGTATTCTTCCAGGTGTACCAACAACAATACTAGGGCATTCGTTCTTCAATAGATCCTTGTGAACTTTTATGTTGACGCCACCATAAAAGACAGCAACCTTTAGATCGGGTAGGTAGGTGCTAAACCTTTCAAATTCGTTGCATATCTACACAAGAGATATTACACATATATCAGAAGTTAATCAAATAGCAATTTCCATAATATTGCAAGTGCTAAGTTCAAAATATATACCTGGTATGCTAATTCCCTTGTATGACATAAGACAAGTGCAGAAACTTGCCCGGCAACAGGGTCAATCTGCTGCAGGGTAGATAGAACAAATACAGCAGTTTTTCCCATTCCAGATTTAGCTTGACAAATCACATCCATTCCAAGTATAGCTTGAGGTATACACTCATGTTGCACTGGTGGCGAACCAAAGAAAATAGAGGTCCAACGGTAAGTAAAACAAACCTTTGAGAGATTTACCAACGTATAATAGTTCTCCAAAAGAAGATTACGATAAAAATATTACctgtaaaataaataagaaaatgaaaaaataaataagtttattataattgtgattttataaatagaatCACCATAAAATATAAGATCTTTATGTAAAAACGATAACTGCAGAAGTTAAGCATGCGTTTTTCTGAGAGAAACATTGAACAGAATCGTGTTTATCAGACATCACAggtgctttatttatattaagaaaaaaataatcattacaaTAAATAGATGAAATTTGATATCCTCTAATAACAAAGATATGATACAAGAATAAATAAGAGCATAaacaataatacatatataatctagatattttttattatataggaTCAAATCCTTGTTtctataatcaattatatgtcCTCTTAGAGACTTAGTGAATATTCGAGTCAATTGCTCAATAGAGTTAACAAATCTAATGATGTCTCCAGACTCCAGTTTTTCTCTTATGAAATGACAATCCATCTTAATATATTTGGTCCTATAACGAAAGAAGAGATTAGAAATAATGTGTTCTGCTTCCTGGTTGTTACATACAAGGTGAATCTGGgaaatttcttcaaatttaagCCTTTTGAAGAGTTGTTTTAATCATATGAGCTCACAAATGACTAACGttgtttttctatattttatttttgcacttGACCTTGCCAcggttagcaaaatgatgaagataaagttttgatgatgaccAAATCAAGTCCAGAGATATCAAGTTTCAAGAAGATCCTTTGAAGACTTAGATTgttatggaaagcttttgtaataattgtaattaagtgtTTAGGACTTACGTTCTTAGTagtttttgattccatgtactttcacatttcaaatttgttgtttagagtaaaaaacataccgtattaatcgattaaacctagtgataattgattaatCCATATAGGAGATGAAAAACTCTAACTGCCTCtgcaataatcaattaaaacttgctttaatcgattaactaatcgaatTAAAAtgtggattaatcgattaaaggtgACCGTTGGAGTTTTCTCGCTGttaaaactagccgttgtacttattttaattgattaacaaGAATATTAATCGATTAGAAGCATTAAAATGGTTGGAAACGAA
This window of the Vigna angularis cultivar LongXiaoDou No.4 chromosome 7, ASM1680809v1, whole genome shotgun sequence genome carries:
- the LOC108321005 gene encoding DEAD-box ATP-dependent RNA helicase 15, with amino-acid sequence MGDTKNEAYEEDLLDYEDEEEKEPEGANKVNGEAVKKGYVGIHSSGFRDFLLKPELLRAIVDSGFEHPSEVQHECIPQAILGMDVICQAKSGMGKTAVFVLSTLQQIDPVAGQVSALVLCHTRELAYQICNEFERFSTYLPDLKVAVFYGGVNIKVHKDLLKNECPSIVVGTPGRILGLARDKDLSLKNVRHFILDECDKMLESLDMRKDVQAIFKMTPHDKQVMMFSATLSKEIRPVCKKFMQDPMEIYVDDEAKLTLHGLVQHYIKLKEEEKNRKLNDLLDALDFNQIVIFVKSVSRAAELDKLLRECNFPSICIHSGMSQEERLKRYKGFKEGHTRILVATDLVGRGIDIERVNIVINYDMPDSADTYLHRVGRAGRFGTKGLAITFVSCSTDVDVLNNVQSRFEVDIKQLPEQIDTASYMPS